The following are from one region of the Arachis duranensis cultivar V14167 chromosome 10, aradu.V14167.gnm2.J7QH, whole genome shotgun sequence genome:
- the LOC107471401 gene encoding transcription factor DICHOTOMA-like, protein MFPSTTYSYSTGPYPCFPSSSSSYPLFPFLNPENNASSSSATTATNNNNNNNLLHDPSLCVPYIPIPEALTNLATVVDNTTNLAASSSMPKQQDLNGGGGGGAHHHFGISSLLTKKPAAAKKDRHSKIYTAQGLRDRRVRLSIEIARKFFDLQDMLGFDKASNTLDWLFTKSKKAIKELARSKNHSASDEAEAGAGAGANNKSFASSSDCDENDFEVLSRNNHHRHQQGSDARERKLKNAQQKEASACNVRAKMKESREKARARARERTSNKMCNSIMGNSSSSSGKVLELKKRCPAPSENPHHLGGAEVSQTRDDFNVIEESIVIKRKLKQPSMMSSSHHHHHHHHQLNLPIPNNNKEASFNNNSDNYHPGNYTNLSPNWDNANGPASTANNRSNFCAIASMNLSTGLQIFGKSWEECTNPSRLH, encoded by the exons ATGTTTCCTTCCACTACTTACAGTTACAGCACTGGCCCTTACCCTTGCTtcccttcatcttcttcttcgtatcctctttttccttttctcaaCCCTGAGAAcaatgcttcttcttcttctgcaacaaCCGCcactaacaacaacaacaacaataatctcCTTCATGATCCATCGCTCTGCGTTCCTTACATTCCAATCCCTGAAGCACTAACCAATTTGGCAACAGTTGTAGATAACACTACTAATCTTGCTGCATCTTCATCAATGCCCAAACAACAGGACCTCAACGGTGGCGGTGGCGGAGGTGCTCATCATCACTTCGGCATATCCAGTTTGCTCACGAAGAAACCGGCGGCGGCGAAGAAAGATAGGCACAGCAAGATTTACACCGCTCAGGGGCTGAGGGACCGAAGGGTGAGGCTGTCGATCGAGATCGCGCGCAAGTTCTTCGATCTCCAAGACATGCTAGGGTTTGATAAGGCCAGCAACACGCTCGACTGGCTCTTCACCAAGTCCAAGAAAGCCATTAAGGAGCTTGCCAGGAGCAAGAACCACAGCGCCAGTGACGAAGCCGAAGCCGGTGCCGGCGCCGGTGCCAATAACAAGAGTTTCGCCTCGTCTTCTGACTGCGACGAAAATGACTTTGAAGTACTTTCTAGAAACAACCACCACCGCCACCAACAAGG GTCAGATGCCAGGGAGAGGAAGCTGAAAAATGCACAACAGAAAGAAGCAAGTGCTTGTAATGTGAGGGCAAAGATGAAGGAGTCAAGGGAGAAAGCAAGAGCAAGAGCAAGAGAAAGGACTAGTAACAAGATGTGTAACAGCATAATgggaaattcttcttcttcttccggGAAGGTTCtagaattaaagaaaagatGCCCTGCACCTAGTGAAAACCCTCACCACCTAGGTGGTGCTGAAGTTTCACAAACTAGAGATGACTTCAACGTTATTGAGGAATCCATTGTGATCAAGAGGAAGTTAAAGCAGCCATCTATGATGTCATCCTCacatcaccatcaccatcaccaccaccaatTAAACCTTCCCATCCCTAACAATAATAAGGAAGCAAGTTTCAACAACAACAGCGATAATTACCATCCAGGAAACTACACCAATTTGTCACCAAATTGGGATAATGCTAATGGACCAGCCTCAACGGCTAATAACCGCTCCAACTTCTGTGCAATAGCCAGCATGAATCTCTCTACAG ggcTACAAATCTTTGGAAAGTCATGGGAGGAATGCACCAATCCATCACGTCTGCACTAG